Proteins encoded within one genomic window of Vidua macroura isolate BioBank_ID:100142 chromosome 2, ASM2450914v1, whole genome shotgun sequence:
- the C2H12orf57 gene encoding protein C10, whose protein sequence is MAASAQPSVPPALSAEQAKAVLAEVIKAFGAPENAQRMEEARDNACNDMGKMLQFLLPVATQIQQDVIKAYGFSSDGEGVLKFARLIKSYESQDPEIASMSGKLKAMFLPPMTLPPHGAGTGGVAAS, encoded by the exons atGGCGGCCTCCGCGCAGCCCTCGGTGCCGCCGGCGCTGAGCGCGGAGCAGGCGAAGG CGGTGCTGGCGGAGGTGATCAAGGCGTTCGGGGCGCCCGAGAACGCGCAGCGCATGGAGGAGGCTCGGGACAACGCCTGCAACGACATGGGCAAGATGCTGCAGTTCCTCCTGCCCGTGGCCACCCAGATCCAGCAGGACGTGATCAAGGCCTACGGGTTCAGCAGCGACGGCGAAG GCGTCCTGAAGTTCGCCCGGCTGATCAAGTCCTACGAGTCGCAGGACCCGGAGATCGCCAGCATGTCCGGCAAGCTCAAGGCCATGTTCCTGCCGCCCATGACGCTGCCGCCGCACGGGGCCGGCACTGGCGGAGTTGCTGCCTCCTGA